Proteins from a genomic interval of Thermoanaerobacterium thermosaccharolyticum DSM 571:
- a CDS encoding electron transfer flavoprotein subunit alpha/FixB family protein yields the protein MGEVWTLAEFRHGELSSVSYELLNRGKNLSQKLDTALASVILGYDIKKEDIDELIARGADKVYVVDDKNLENFLVESYANVLIALLDEYKPDIFIAAATTTGRTLMPYVAVRKKTGLTADCTVLDIEEGTGNLLQTRPAIGGNILATIKTPNTRPQMATVRPHSMKPAIPDKNRNGEVIYKKYDESLFKTKSKYLRFIKDESQQVTVQDAKVIVAGGKGVGKEENFAIIDELAELLGGAVGASRDVVDRGWKTYPHQIGLSGKTVSPALYIAAGISGAVQHIAGMQTSENIIAINKDPDAQIFHLANLGIVGDLNEVLPLLIERIKEYKAKEASANV from the coding sequence ATGGGTGAAGTTTGGACATTAGCAGAATTTAGGCACGGGGAACTTAGCAGTGTATCATATGAGCTTTTAAATAGAGGCAAAAATCTTTCACAGAAATTAGATACGGCATTAGCATCAGTTATTTTGGGTTATGACATCAAAAAAGAGGATATTGATGAACTTATTGCAAGAGGTGCAGATAAAGTTTACGTGGTAGATGACAAAAACCTTGAAAATTTTCTTGTTGAATCATATGCAAATGTTTTGATAGCACTACTTGACGAATATAAGCCGGACATTTTTATAGCAGCAGCGACAACAACAGGAAGAACCTTGATGCCATATGTTGCAGTAAGGAAGAAGACAGGTCTTACAGCTGATTGTACGGTTTTAGATATTGAGGAAGGAACAGGAAATTTGCTTCAGACAAGGCCGGCTATTGGTGGTAATATCTTAGCAACAATAAAGACACCTAATACGAGGCCGCAAATGGCAACTGTAAGACCCCACTCAATGAAGCCGGCAATACCCGACAAAAATCGCAACGGCGAGGTTATTTATAAAAAATACGATGAAAGCCTATTTAAAACAAAATCGAAATACTTGAGATTTATTAAAGATGAATCACAGCAAGTAACAGTACAGGATGCCAAGGTAATTGTTGCAGGCGGCAAAGGTGTAGGCAAGGAGGAAAATTTTGCAATAATTGATGAGCTTGCGGAACTTCTTGGAGGTGCTGTTGGTGCATCACGTGATGTTGTTGATAGAGGTTGGAAGACATATCCGCATCAGATTGGCTTAAGCGGCAAAACGGTTTCACCAGCCTTGTATATTGCAGCAGGCATTTCTGGAGCAGTCCAGCATATTGCAGGCATGCAGACATCAGAAAATATTATAGCAATAAATAAAGATCCCGATGCACAGATATTCCACCTTGCAAACCTTGGAATAGTTGGAGACTTGAATGAAGTATTACCGCTTTTGATAGAGAGAATAAAGGAATACAAGGCAAAGGAGGCTTCAGCAAATGTATAA
- a CDS encoding L-lactate permease, whose amino-acid sequence MSGGIQGPFSNVLLSAIVAFIPLLWLLISLGWFKMKAYIAALISLALAILLSITTWGMPVKFASQSVLEGVATGLWPIVWVIIAAIYTYNVTVETGCMNIINETLAKISPDRRIQALILAFSFGGFLEAAAGFGTAVAIPASLLAGIGFDPLFAAVICLIANTVPVAFGGIGIPIITLSQVTGIEESLLTTYTAYQLIPFIIILPIVLVIIMTKSFKYLKEVLGACIVSGISFALFQTAVAVFVGPEVAAIVGSLASLLSIIIYVKIKPVKKIWLFPDEKASGEIASTNAVNEHDKRISGKKQLIAWTPYIVLFVLIMAVNLIPDLKFLGDVATKVQIYFGPNGKPSSFQWITTPGTIMFISAIIGGFVQGSSIKGLLKIFGKTIKQLLPTIVVVSSIVAMAKVMGYSGMISVIAVALADTTGKVYPFISPLIGALGTFITGSDTSSNILFGALQKQTALQIHANAAWIAAANTVGASAGKMISPQSIAVAASATGLVGKEGRILNSTLLYCLGYAILLGVLIFAVGNML is encoded by the coding sequence ATGTCTGGAGGAATTCAAGGACCGTTTTCAAATGTTCTGCTTTCAGCAATTGTTGCATTTATACCGCTTTTGTGGCTTTTAATAAGCCTCGGTTGGTTTAAAATGAAGGCGTATATTGCGGCACTAATATCATTGGCATTGGCGATTTTGCTGAGTATAACTACATGGGGTATGCCTGTAAAATTTGCTTCACAATCGGTTTTAGAAGGTGTTGCAACGGGCTTATGGCCGATTGTGTGGGTAATTATTGCAGCAATATACACTTACAATGTAACAGTTGAGACAGGGTGTATGAATATCATCAATGAAACATTGGCTAAAATATCTCCTGATAGAAGGATACAGGCATTAATTCTCGCATTTTCCTTTGGTGGTTTTTTAGAGGCTGCAGCAGGTTTTGGTACAGCTGTTGCAATACCAGCAAGTTTATTGGCAGGTATTGGTTTTGATCCGTTATTTGCTGCGGTCATATGTCTTATTGCAAATACTGTACCCGTTGCCTTTGGCGGTATTGGAATACCTATAATAACGCTTTCACAGGTAACAGGTATTGAAGAGAGCCTGCTTACAACGTATACGGCATATCAGCTCATACCGTTTATAATTATTTTACCCATAGTTCTTGTTATAATAATGACGAAATCCTTTAAATATTTGAAAGAGGTTTTAGGTGCCTGCATAGTCAGTGGAATATCATTTGCACTATTTCAAACAGCCGTTGCAGTATTCGTAGGACCGGAAGTTGCAGCAATTGTTGGTTCATTGGCATCACTTTTGTCTATTATCATCTATGTTAAGATAAAACCAGTGAAAAAAATCTGGCTTTTCCCTGATGAAAAAGCAAGTGGCGAAATAGCCTCGACAAATGCAGTAAATGAACATGATAAAAGAATAAGCGGTAAGAAGCAGCTTATCGCCTGGACACCATATATTGTTTTGTTTGTCCTTATAATGGCAGTAAATCTTATACCCGATCTTAAATTCTTAGGAGATGTAGCAACAAAAGTACAAATATATTTTGGACCAAATGGAAAACCATCATCATTTCAGTGGATAACGACACCTGGTACTATTATGTTTATATCCGCAATAATCGGCGGATTTGTCCAAGGAAGCAGCATAAAGGGACTTTTAAAGATATTTGGAAAAACGATAAAACAGTTATTACCTACAATAGTCGTCGTTTCATCAATTGTTGCGATGGCAAAAGTCATGGGCTATAGTGGGATGATATCTGTTATCGCAGTAGCCTTAGCTGACACGACAGGAAAAGTATATCCATTCATATCACCGTTGATTGGTGCACTTGGGACATTTATAACAGGCAGTGATACATCTTCAAATATCCTTTTTGGCGCATTGCAAAAGCAAACGGCATTGCAGATACATGCTAATGCTGCATGGATTGCCGCTGCAAATACTGTTGGTGCATCGGCAGGGAAGATGATATCACCTCAGAGCATAGCTGTTGCTGCATCTGCAACAGGTTTAGTGGGTAAAGAAGGGCGTATTCTCAATTCGACATTGCTGTATTGTTTGGGATATGCCATTTTGCTAGGTGTTTTGATATTTGCAGTAGGTAATATGCTTTAA
- a CDS encoding FadR/GntR family transcriptional regulator produces the protein MDFKPVKSERVFENIIEQIKVNIYNGNLSKGSKLPSERDLSDILNVSRASIREALSALEILGILETKPGGGTYIVNNVSNAIIETMSLALALENDETEFIELRKILESESAYIAAQKHDEESISEMKKYFEMMGKDFDEDQNTYADENFHRALCRATKNKLLYDIVEALSIGVDNYIVNSRKRLMSNPKNLELLYQQHKNILESIENGKADDAREYVIEHINFVQEELRKLKLEK, from the coding sequence ATGGATTTCAAGCCAGTTAAATCGGAAAGAGTTTTTGAAAATATTATAGAACAGATAAAAGTCAATATATACAATGGCAATCTATCAAAAGGGAGCAAATTACCATCCGAAAGAGATTTATCAGATATATTAAATGTTAGTAGAGCATCAATAAGAGAGGCACTATCGGCACTTGAAATACTAGGAATTTTGGAAACAAAACCAGGTGGAGGTACATATATTGTAAATAATGTATCAAATGCTATTATTGAGACTATGTCGTTAGCTTTAGCGCTTGAAAATGATGAGACAGAATTTATCGAGCTAAGAAAAATACTTGAAAGCGAAAGCGCATATATTGCAGCACAAAAGCATGATGAAGAATCAATATCAGAAATGAAAAAGTATTTTGAAATGATGGGAAAAGATTTTGATGAAGATCAAAATACATATGCAGATGAAAATTTTCATAGGGCATTATGTAGGGCTACCAAGAACAAACTACTTTATGATATAGTCGAAGCATTATCAATTGGAGTAGATAATTATATAGTAAATTCACGAAAGAGACTTATGAGTAATCCTAAAAATTTAGAACTTCTTTATCAACAGCATAAAAATATATTAGAAAGTATAGAAAATGGCAAAGCAGATGATGCAAGAGAATATGTTATAGAGCACATAAATTTTGTGCAGGAAGAACTTAGAAAGCTAAAACTTGAGAAATGA
- a CDS encoding electron transfer flavoprotein subunit beta/FixA family protein, with the protein MKIVVPIKQVPETSNVKMNPETGTMVREGVESIINPLDLYAIETAIRLKEKFGGQVIVISMGPDKALEAIKEAIAMGCDDGILLSDRKFAGSDTWATSYVIANGIKQIGDFDLVICGERATDGDTAQVGPGIASFLDLPLSTFTSEILSLNDGKIKVRRLVEGGYEEIELELPAALTVVKEISDPRLPTLRGKLKAKKMQIPVWGPQNINADEENLGLKGSPTRVVKIFTPKVTREGEKIVVKDEKTLNEAVDKIMDYLIKKEFI; encoded by the coding sequence ATGAAAATAGTTGTACCAATTAAACAGGTGCCTGAAACAAGCAATGTAAAAATGAATCCCGAGACAGGGACAATGGTAAGAGAAGGCGTTGAGAGCATTATAAATCCGCTTGACTTGTACGCTATAGAGACAGCTATAAGGTTAAAAGAAAAGTTTGGAGGGCAAGTAATCGTTATATCAATGGGGCCAGATAAAGCACTTGAGGCAATTAAAGAAGCAATTGCAATGGGATGCGACGATGGTATACTTCTATCAGACAGAAAATTCGCAGGATCAGATACTTGGGCAACATCATATGTTATTGCAAACGGCATTAAGCAGATAGGCGATTTTGACCTTGTGATTTGCGGTGAAAGGGCAACAGATGGAGATACTGCACAGGTAGGTCCCGGAATTGCATCTTTCTTAGACCTTCCATTATCAACATTTACAAGTGAAATATTATCACTAAATGATGGGAAAATCAAAGTTAGACGTCTTGTAGAAGGTGGCTATGAAGAGATAGAATTAGAACTTCCAGCAGCACTTACAGTTGTAAAAGAGATAAGCGATCCAAGACTTCCTACATTAAGAGGAAAACTTAAGGCAAAGAAAATGCAGATACCAGTATGGGGGCCACAAAATATTAATGCAGATGAAGAAAACCTCGGCCTTAAAGGGTCACCTACAAGGGTTGTAAAAATATTTACACCTAAGGTTACAAGGGAAGGCGAAAAAATAGTTGTAAAAGATGAGAAAACGTTAAACGAAGCAGTGGACAAAATCATGGACTACCTTATTAAGAAAGAGTTTATTTAG